Proteins encoded in a region of the Streptomyces akebiae genome:
- a CDS encoding DUF4360 domain-containing protein: protein MVRGLLLGGAVAALFASALPAQADSPFEDPPPDKIVIKVATVNGSGCPQGTAAVAVSPDNTAFTVTYSDYLAQVGGGAPSTAFRKNCQLNLIVHVPGGFTYAIASVDYRGFASLQRGASGVEKASYYFQGSPDTAARTHTFNGPLEDNWQATDETDWAQLVWAPCGVERNFNINTELRVNRGSSPASSTSFMTMDSTDGDISTIYHLAWKECPEE from the coding sequence ATGGTTCGTGGTCTCCTCCTGGGCGGCGCAGTGGCCGCCCTCTTCGCCAGTGCGCTACCCGCGCAGGCCGATTCCCCGTTCGAGGACCCGCCCCCGGACAAGATCGTCATCAAGGTCGCCACGGTGAACGGCTCCGGCTGTCCCCAGGGCACGGCCGCGGTCGCCGTCTCACCGGACAACACCGCGTTCACGGTGACCTACAGCGACTACCTCGCCCAGGTCGGCGGTGGCGCCCCGTCCACCGCGTTCCGCAAGAACTGCCAGCTCAACCTGATCGTCCATGTGCCCGGCGGCTTCACCTACGCCATCGCCAGCGTCGACTACCGAGGCTTCGCCTCCCTGCAACGCGGTGCGAGCGGGGTGGAGAAGGCCTCGTACTACTTCCAGGGGTCCCCCGACACGGCCGCCCGGACCCACACGTTCAACGGCCCGCTGGAGGACAACTGGCAGGCCACGGACGAGACCGACTGGGCCCAACTGGTGTGGGCGCCCTGCGGGGTCGAGCGGAACTTCAACATCAACACCGAGCTGCGGGTCAACCGGGGGTCGTCGCCGGCGAGCAGCACGAGCTTCATGACCATGGACTCGACGGACGGTGACATCAGCACGATCTACCACTTGGCCTGGAAGGAGTGCCCCGAGGAGTGA
- a CDS encoding phosphotransferase family protein, translating to MGFDDQEWAATRAWVAKQLPAGRVVRDWADLHGGWTSRMRRLGLDDGTDLVLRSFVKPFFRLHAPGLLSREAAVLTLLAPYDDVPAPLLHAVDPTGELADHPSLLMSLLPGSVRVSEDADLERRLELLAGQLARIHAVVPEQRPRTYQAWTSPERATTPGGPLWERAVDVIRREAPAYEGCFLHRDFHPGNVLFTGAGASGDLRVGGVVDWVETSWGPADLDVAHCSTAVALLYGAEYGSGFRARYEARGGRRLSRDQDHLYWLLLDALAYAPEAEKLAGPWRELGRTDLTPDVLGARLEAYVGGVLERYA from the coding sequence ATGGGATTCGACGATCAGGAGTGGGCGGCGACGCGTGCGTGGGTCGCCAAGCAGCTCCCTGCGGGCCGGGTGGTGCGCGACTGGGCCGATCTGCACGGGGGTTGGACGTCGCGAATGCGCCGGCTGGGACTCGACGACGGGACGGATCTCGTCCTGCGCTCGTTCGTGAAACCGTTCTTCCGACTGCACGCGCCGGGCCTGCTGAGCCGCGAGGCCGCCGTACTCACCCTGCTCGCCCCGTACGACGACGTTCCCGCACCCCTCCTGCACGCCGTCGACCCGACGGGCGAACTCGCCGACCACCCCTCGTTGTTGATGTCCCTGCTGCCGGGGTCCGTGCGGGTCTCGGAGGACGCGGACCTGGAGCGGCGGCTGGAGCTGCTCGCCGGGCAGCTCGCCCGGATCCACGCGGTCGTACCGGAGCAACGGCCTCGCACCTACCAGGCCTGGACCTCGCCCGAACGGGCCACCACGCCCGGCGGTCCGCTGTGGGAGCGGGCCGTGGACGTGATCCGGCGGGAGGCGCCCGCGTACGAAGGATGTTTTCTGCACCGGGACTTCCATCCGGGGAACGTGCTGTTCACGGGGGCGGGTGCGAGTGGTGATCTGCGGGTGGGCGGGGTCGTGGACTGGGTCGAGACCTCGTGGGGGCCCGCCGACCTGGATGTGGCGCACTGCTCGACGGCGGTGGCGCTGCTGTACGGGGCCGAGTACGGGTCGGGGTTCCGTGCGCGGTACGAGGCACGGGGTGGGCGCCGGCTGTCGCGGGATCAGGACCACCTGTACTGGCTGCTGCTGGACGCGCTCGCGTACGCGCCCGAGGCGGAGAAGCTGGCGGGGCCCTGGCGGGAGCTGGGGCGGACGGATCTGACGCCGGACGTGCTGGGGGCGCGGCTGGAGGCGTATGTGGGCGGGGTGTTGGAGCGGTACGCGTAG
- a CDS encoding winged helix DNA-binding domain-containing protein: MGDGRRYVGAGERRVRLGLRQRLAGSARSAGPEEVADALVALHGSDPATVFLAVGARLADATRTVSETERALYTDRTLVRMHGMRHTVFVFPTELTAVVHASTGLTVAARERATLLKDMAAAGAPDAAWLKEVEESALAALARRGQATASELAEDEPRLRERFVYAAGKSYEGTHTVSTRLLKVLGVEGKVVRGRPLGSWTSSQFRWAVAPAHPELDVAEAQASLLGRWLAACGPATEADLKWWTGWRVTEVRRALAAIGARAVTLDEGTGFVTAEDEDPVPDSGEPWAALLPGLDPTAMGWRERDWYLAPGIRPALFDYSGNIGPTVWWNGRVVGGWAQRADGEVVWRLLDTEGVGREAEEKIRAEAARLQGWVGDTRVTPRFRTPLEKELVAGA; the protein is encoded by the coding sequence ATGGGTGACGGGCGGCGGTACGTCGGGGCGGGCGAGCGGCGCGTGCGGTTGGGGCTGCGGCAACGGCTGGCCGGATCGGCGCGGTCGGCGGGTCCCGAGGAGGTGGCCGATGCGCTCGTCGCCCTGCACGGCTCGGACCCCGCGACGGTGTTTCTGGCCGTGGGCGCACGGCTCGCCGACGCCACGCGGACGGTGAGCGAGACCGAGCGGGCGCTCTACACGGACCGGACGCTCGTCCGGATGCACGGCATGCGGCACACGGTGTTCGTGTTCCCCACGGAGCTGACCGCCGTGGTGCACGCCTCGACCGGCCTCACGGTCGCCGCGAGGGAGAGGGCCACGCTGCTGAAGGACATGGCGGCGGCCGGGGCCCCCGACGCGGCCTGGCTGAAGGAGGTCGAGGAGTCGGCGCTGGCCGCGCTGGCCCGCCGGGGCCAGGCCACCGCATCCGAACTCGCCGAGGACGAACCGAGGTTGCGGGAGCGGTTCGTGTACGCGGCGGGCAAGAGCTACGAGGGGACGCACACCGTCTCGACCCGGCTGCTCAAGGTGCTGGGCGTGGAGGGAAAAGTCGTACGGGGTCGGCCGCTCGGCTCCTGGACGTCGAGCCAGTTCCGTTGGGCCGTGGCTCCCGCCCACCCCGAGCTGGACGTGGCCGAGGCCCAGGCGTCCCTGCTGGGCCGGTGGTTGGCCGCCTGCGGGCCGGCGACCGAGGCGGACCTCAAGTGGTGGACGGGATGGCGGGTCACCGAGGTACGGCGGGCACTGGCGGCGATCGGAGCGCGGGCCGTGACGCTGGACGAGGGCACGGGGTTCGTGACCGCCGAGGACGAGGACCCGGTCCCCGACTCCGGTGAGCCCTGGGCCGCCCTGCTGCCGGGGCTCGACCCGACGGCCATGGGATGGCGCGAACGCGACTGGTACCTCGCCCCCGGGATACGGCCCGCCCTCTTCGACTACAGCGGCAACATCGGCCCGACGGTGTGGTGGAACGGCCGGGTGGTCGGTGGGTGGGCCCAGCGGGCGGACGGGGAGGTCGTGTGGCGGTTGCTGGACACGGAAGGGGTGGGGCGGGAGGCCGAGGAGAAGATCCGCGCGGAGGCCGCGCGGCTTCAGGGGTGGGTGGGTGACACCCGGGTCACACCGCGGTTCCGGACGCCCCTGGAGAAGGAGTTGGTGGCGGGCGCCTGA
- the pspAB gene encoding PspA-associated protein PspAB — protein MGLLDILLGRTKPVAPDLDRLFALPSAAVALEAAASLTPTGTGAVCFATVEGAAFDGVRREVRALLDADAGRTGPPVGIERDEYGYSWLVSRRDPRDLPALVSDLHAVNSALEGGGFGPQLLCSVVGFRREGEGGSGGWGGGAGEGDRVGARLGIVYLYKRGTFYPFAPLPGDGQRRDNALELRVRAVLGDGLRVEPELSRWFPIRGAPGV, from the coding sequence ATGGGGCTGCTGGACATCCTCCTGGGCCGTACGAAGCCGGTCGCGCCCGACCTCGACCGGCTCTTCGCCCTCCCCTCGGCCGCCGTCGCGCTGGAGGCGGCCGCCTCCCTCACTCCGACCGGCACGGGCGCGGTGTGTTTCGCGACGGTCGAGGGCGCGGCCTTCGACGGCGTACGCCGGGAGGTACGGGCCCTGCTCGACGCGGACGCGGGGCGGACCGGGCCGCCGGTCGGGATCGAGCGGGACGAGTACGGCTACTCGTGGCTGGTCTCCCGGCGGGATCCGCGGGACCTGCCCGCGCTGGTGAGCGATCTGCACGCGGTCAACAGCGCCCTGGAGGGCGGCGGGTTCGGACCTCAACTGCTGTGCTCGGTCGTCGGGTTCCGACGTGAGGGCGAGGGCGGGAGCGGAGGTTGGGGCGGGGGCGCCGGTGAGGGGGACCGTGTCGGTGCGCGGCTGGGGATCGTCTATCTCTACAAGCGCGGGACGTTCTATCCGTTCGCGCCGCTGCCGGGTGACGGGCAGCGGCGGGACAACGCGCTGGAGCTGCGGGTGCGGGCCGTGCTCGGGGACGGGCTGCGCGTCGAGCCCGAGCTGAGCCGGTGGTTCCCGATCCGGGGTGCCCCGGGGGTGTGA
- a CDS encoding arsenate reductase family protein, translated as MEIWINPACSKCRSAISLLDAEGADYTVRRYLEDVPTEDEIRAVLERLGLEPWDITRTQEAAAKELGLKEWARDAGTRDRWVKALAEHPKLIQRPIITADDGTALVARTDEAVRDALSR; from the coding sequence ATGGAGATCTGGATCAATCCGGCCTGTTCCAAGTGCCGCAGCGCGATCAGCCTGCTCGACGCCGAGGGCGCCGACTACACCGTCCGCCGCTATCTGGAGGACGTCCCGACCGAGGACGAGATCCGTGCCGTACTGGAGCGGCTCGGGCTCGAACCCTGGGACATCACCCGCACCCAGGAGGCCGCCGCCAAGGAACTCGGCCTCAAGGAGTGGGCCCGGGACGCCGGTACGCGCGACCGGTGGGTCAAGGCGCTCGCCGAGCACCCGAAGCTCATCCAGCGGCCGATCATCACCGCGGACGACGGCACCGCGCTGGTGGCCCGCACGGACGAGGCGGTGCGGGACGCCCTCTCCAGGTAG
- the glnA gene encoding type I glutamate--ammonia ligase, producing MFQNADEAKKYIADEDVKFVDVRFCDLPGVMQHFTIPATAFDPAEELAFDGSSIRGFQAIHESDMALRADLSTARVDPFRRDKTVNINFFIHDPITGEQYSRDPRNVAKKAEAYLASTGIADTAYFGPEAEFYVFDSVRFKTSENESFYHIDSEAGAWNTGALEDNRGYKVRYKGGYFPTPPVDHFADLRAEISLELAKSGLQVERQHHEVGTAGQAEINYKFNTLLAAADDLQLFKYIVKNVAWRNGKTATFMPKPIFGDNGSGMHVHQSLWSGGSPLFYDEAGYAGLSDTARYYIGGILKHAPSLLAFTNPTVNSYHRLVPGFEAPVNLVYSQRNRSAAMRIPITGSNPKAKRVEFRAPDSSGNPYLAFSALLLAGLDGIKNKIEPAEPIDKDLYELAPEEHAGVPQVPTSLPAVLDSLERDHEFLLQGDVFTPDLIETWIDYKRANEIAPLQLRPHPHEFELYFDV from the coding sequence ATGTTCCAGAACGCCGACGAGGCCAAGAAGTACATCGCGGACGAGGACGTCAAGTTCGTCGACGTCCGCTTTTGCGACCTGCCGGGTGTGATGCAGCACTTCACGATCCCGGCCACGGCCTTCGACCCGGCCGAGGAGCTCGCGTTCGACGGCTCCTCGATCCGCGGCTTCCAGGCCATCCACGAGTCCGACATGGCGCTCCGCGCCGACCTGTCCACCGCGCGCGTCGACCCGTTCCGCCGCGACAAGACGGTCAACATCAACTTCTTCATCCACGACCCGATCACGGGCGAGCAGTACTCCCGTGACCCGCGGAACGTGGCGAAGAAGGCGGAGGCGTACCTGGCGTCCACCGGTATCGCCGACACCGCGTACTTCGGCCCCGAGGCCGAGTTCTACGTCTTCGACAGCGTGCGCTTCAAGACCTCGGAGAACGAGTCCTTCTACCACATCGACTCCGAGGCGGGCGCCTGGAACACCGGTGCGCTGGAGGACAACCGCGGTTACAAGGTCCGCTACAAGGGCGGTTACTTCCCGACCCCGCCGGTCGACCACTTCGCCGACCTGCGTGCGGAGATCTCCCTGGAGCTGGCCAAGTCCGGCCTCCAGGTCGAGCGCCAGCACCACGAGGTGGGCACCGCCGGCCAGGCCGAGATCAACTACAAGTTCAACACGCTGCTCGCCGCGGCCGACGACCTCCAGCTCTTCAAGTACATCGTGAAGAACGTGGCCTGGCGCAACGGCAAGACCGCGACCTTCATGCCGAAGCCGATCTTCGGTGACAACGGCTCGGGCATGCACGTCCACCAGTCGCTGTGGTCGGGCGGCTCCCCGCTCTTCTACGACGAGGCCGGTTACGCGGGCCTGTCGGACACCGCCCGCTACTACATCGGCGGCATCCTCAAGCACGCCCCGTCGCTGCTGGCCTTCACCAACCCGACGGTGAACTCGTACCACCGTCTGGTCCCGGGCTTCGAGGCCCCGGTGAACCTGGTCTACTCGCAGCGCAACCGCTCCGCGGCCATGCGTATCCCGATCACGGGTTCGAACCCGAAGGCCAAGCGTGTCGAGTTCCGCGCGCCCGACTCCTCCGGCAACCCGTACCTCGCCTTCTCGGCCCTGCTCCTCGCGGGCCTCGACGGCATCAAGAACAAGATCGAGCCCGCCGAGCCGATCGACAAGGACCTCTACGAGCTGGCCCCCGAGGAGCACGCGGGCGTCCCGCAGGTCCCGACCTCGCTCCCGGCCGTCCTCGACTCGCTGGAGCGCGACCACGAGTTCCTCCTCCAGGGCGACGTCTTCACGCCGGACTTGATCGAGACGTGGATCGACTACAAGCGCGCCAACGAGATCGCCCCGCTGCAGCTGCGTCCGCACCCGCACGAGTTCGAGCTCTACTTCGACGTGTGA
- a CDS encoding septal ring lytic transglycosylase RlpA family protein → MSRRRTLGTKKKVALFVTAAAVAGGGAFAMAATSNAAQTAADSSVCQGLATALGNNERFIADQRAKPDAQSAARIANREAVIAQIKVQQKASDCVVGESAQGSQAAPPAQPAQPSAPATETGGSAQDPQGDEAAGNAGGAGDAAGGNTGNAGAGEQVCNGSTVTLSGEGGAPAASSNEFPAGTKLRVTNLDNNKSTTVEVTSVSGSCVLLNNSAFEQVREPGKFLIRRALIEKVG, encoded by the coding sequence ATGTCGCGTAGGAGAACGCTCGGCACGAAGAAGAAGGTCGCGCTGTTCGTGACCGCGGCGGCGGTGGCGGGAGGCGGGGCCTTCGCCATGGCGGCCACGTCGAACGCGGCGCAGACCGCGGCGGATTCCAGTGTCTGTCAGGGTCTGGCCACCGCGCTCGGCAACAACGAGCGGTTCATCGCGGACCAGCGGGCGAAGCCCGACGCCCAGTCGGCGGCCCGGATCGCCAACCGCGAGGCGGTCATCGCACAGATCAAGGTCCAGCAGAAGGCGTCGGACTGCGTGGTCGGGGAGTCGGCTCAGGGCTCCCAGGCCGCACCGCCGGCACAACCCGCGCAGCCGTCCGCGCCGGCCACGGAGACCGGGGGGTCGGCTCAGGACCCCCAGGGCGACGAGGCCGCGGGGAACGCGGGTGGCGCCGGAGACGCGGCCGGCGGGAACACGGGGAACGCCGGGGCCGGCGAGCAGGTCTGCAACGGCTCCACCGTCACCCTCTCCGGCGAGGGCGGCGCCCCGGCGGCGTCCAGCAACGAGTTCCCGGCGGGGACGAAGCTGCGGGTGACCAACCTGGACAACAACAAGTCCACCACCGTGGAGGTCACCTCCGTCTCCGGCAGCTGTGTCCTGTTGAACAACTCCGCCTTCGAACAGGTCCGGGAACCCGGCAAGTTCCTGATCCGCCGTGCGCTGATCGAGAAGGTGGGATGA
- a CDS encoding SCO2583/SCO2584 N-terminal domain-containing protein has product MPEQDDDEREFDIKWADDAEHKEPSARARMLAARWKENPPAPQPFRAAPGPRVPRRSSWVSTVIVFGCVAGLIALIGYINYRSSY; this is encoded by the coding sequence ATGCCCGAACAGGACGACGACGAGCGGGAGTTCGACATCAAGTGGGCGGACGACGCCGAGCACAAGGAGCCCTCCGCCCGGGCCCGGATGCTCGCGGCCCGCTGGAAGGAGAACCCACCCGCGCCACAACCCTTCCGCGCCGCTCCGGGGCCGAGGGTGCCGCGCCGGTCGTCCTGGGTGTCGACCGTGATCGTGTTCGGGTGCGTGGCGGGGCTGATCGCGCTGATCGGGTACATCAACTATCGGTCGTCGTACTGA
- the lipB gene encoding lipoyl(octanoyl) transferase LipB yields MSGLRFVRMGFGTEAVEYQQAWDEQRRVHAARFADEVPDTVLLLEHPPVYTAGRRTADNERPLDGTPVIDVDRGGKITWHGPGQLVGYPIQKLPRPVDVVAHVRRLEEALIRTCAEFGLETTRVEGRSGVWVLGDPVEQRLGGLSLDLDPRMTDDEFDPRMNGPEYAPSNAGQRREDRKIAAIGIRVAKGVTMHGFALNVNPDNKWFDRIIPCGIRDAGVASLAAELGRDVTIAEVLPVAERHLRAVLENADLQPRVVERASA; encoded by the coding sequence GTGAGTGGGTTGCGGTTCGTCCGTATGGGGTTCGGCACGGAGGCCGTCGAGTACCAGCAGGCCTGGGACGAGCAGCGCCGGGTGCACGCGGCGCGCTTCGCGGACGAGGTGCCCGACACCGTGCTGCTCCTGGAGCACCCGCCGGTCTACACGGCCGGGCGGCGCACGGCCGACAACGAGCGCCCCCTCGACGGCACCCCCGTGATCGACGTCGACCGCGGCGGCAAGATCACCTGGCACGGTCCCGGCCAGCTGGTGGGCTACCCGATCCAGAAGCTCCCCCGCCCGGTGGACGTGGTGGCGCACGTACGGCGCCTCGAAGAGGCCCTCATCCGCACGTGCGCGGAGTTCGGCCTGGAGACCACCCGCGTCGAGGGTCGCAGCGGTGTGTGGGTGCTCGGCGATCCGGTCGAGCAGCGGCTCGGCGGGCTCTCGCTGGATCTCGACCCCCGGATGACCGACGACGAGTTCGACCCCCGGATGAACGGGCCGGAGTACGCGCCCTCCAACGCCGGGCAGCGGCGCGAGGACCGCAAGATCGCGGCGATCGGGATCCGGGTCGCGAAGGGCGTCACCATGCACGGCTTCGCGCTGAACGTGAACCCCGACAACAAGTGGTTCGACCGGATCATCCCGTGCGGGATCCGTGACGCGGGGGTCGCGTCCCTCGCGGCCGAGCTGGGGCGGGACGTCACGATCGCCGAGGTGTTGCCGGTGGCCGAACGTCATCTGCGGGCGGTTCTGGAGAACGCCGACCTGCAGCCTCGGGTGGTGGAACGGGCGTCGGCCTGA
- the lipA gene encoding lipoyl synthase encodes MSAVAPDGRKMLRLEVRNSQTPIERKPEWIKTRAKMGPEYTKMQSLVKSEGLHTVCQEAGCPNIYECWEDREATFLIGGDQCTRRCDFCQIDTGKPEALDRDEPRRVGESVVTMDLNYATITGVARDDLEDGGAWLYAETVRQIHEQTAGREAGPTKVELLAPDFNAVPELLEEVFASRPEVFAHNVETVPRIFKRIRPGFRYERSLKVITEARDYGLVTKSNLILGMGETREEVSEALKQLHDAGCELVTITQYLRPSVRHHPVERWVKPQEFVELKQEADEIGFSGVMSGPLVRSSYRAGRLYQMAVEKRGSYVASQAV; translated from the coding sequence GTGTCCGCAGTCGCACCCGACGGACGCAAGATGCTGCGCCTGGAGGTCCGGAACAGCCAGACCCCCATCGAGCGCAAGCCCGAGTGGATCAAGACCCGGGCGAAAATGGGCCCCGAGTACACCAAGATGCAGAGCCTGGTGAAGAGCGAGGGCCTGCACACGGTCTGCCAGGAGGCGGGCTGTCCCAACATCTACGAGTGCTGGGAGGACCGCGAGGCCACGTTCCTCATCGGCGGCGACCAGTGCACCCGCCGCTGCGACTTCTGCCAGATCGACACCGGCAAGCCCGAGGCGCTGGACCGCGACGAACCCCGTCGCGTCGGCGAGTCCGTGGTCACCATGGACCTGAACTACGCCACCATCACCGGCGTCGCCCGCGACGACCTGGAGGACGGCGGCGCCTGGCTGTACGCCGAGACGGTCCGCCAGATCCACGAGCAGACGGCGGGACGTGAGGCCGGCCCCACCAAGGTCGAGCTGCTGGCGCCCGACTTCAACGCCGTCCCGGAGCTGCTGGAGGAGGTCTTCGCCTCCCGCCCCGAGGTGTTCGCGCACAACGTCGAGACGGTCCCCCGGATCTTCAAGCGCATCCGCCCCGGCTTCCGCTACGAGCGCTCCCTGAAGGTCATCACCGAGGCCCGTGACTACGGTCTGGTCACGAAGTCGAACCTCATCCTCGGCATGGGCGAGACCCGCGAGGAGGTCAGCGAGGCGCTCAAGCAGCTGCACGACGCGGGCTGCGAGCTGGTGACCATCACGCAGTACCTGCGCCCGAGCGTCCGGCACCACCCCGTGGAGCGCTGGGTCAAGCCGCAGGAGTTCGTCGAGCTGAAGCAGGAGGCCGACGAGATCGGCTTCTCCGGGGTGATGTCCGGCCCGCTGGTCCGCTCCTCGTACCGGGCCGGCCGCCTGTACCAGATGGCCGTCGAGAAGCGGGGTTCCTACGTCGCTTCGCAGGCCGTCTGA
- a CDS encoding DUF4191 domain-containing protein — translation MARKEPAADAATPGRLKQIALTYKMTRRADKKIGLVLAAVGIITFGVFLAIGFLIGHPIYLGILGLLLAFLATAIVFGRRAERAAFGQMEGQPGAAAAVLDNVGRGWTTTPAVAMNRSQDVVHRAVGKAGIVLVAEGNPNRVKSLLAAEKRKMARIVADVPVHDLVVGTGEGQTELKKLRTTMLKLPRVLSGPQVTATNDRLRAMGDLMSNMPLPKGPMPKGMRMPKGGPKAR, via the coding sequence ATGGCGAGGAAGGAACCCGCAGCGGACGCTGCGACCCCCGGGCGACTCAAGCAGATCGCTCTGACGTACAAGATGACCCGCAGGGCCGACAAGAAGATCGGTCTTGTACTCGCGGCTGTCGGAATCATCACCTTCGGTGTCTTCCTCGCGATCGGTTTCTTGATCGGTCACCCCATCTATCTCGGCATCCTGGGCCTCCTGCTCGCCTTCCTCGCGACGGCGATCGTGTTCGGACGGCGGGCCGAGCGGGCCGCGTTCGGACAGATGGAAGGCCAGCCGGGTGCCGCGGCAGCGGTGCTGGACAACGTGGGCCGTGGCTGGACCACGACGCCCGCGGTGGCGATGAACCGCAGCCAGGACGTGGTGCACCGGGCCGTCGGCAAGGCCGGCATCGTCCTGGTCGCCGAGGGCAACCCGAACCGGGTGAAGAGCCTGCTGGCCGCCGAGAAGCGGAAGATGGCCCGCATCGTGGCGGACGTCCCGGTGCACGACCTGGTCGTGGGCACGGGCGAGGGCCAGACCGAGCTGAAGAAGCTCCGCACGACCATGCTCAAGCTGCCGCGCGTCCTCTCCGGCCCCCAGGTGACCGCCACCAACGACCGGCTGCGCGCGATGGGCGACCTGATGAGCAACATGCCGCTCCCCAAGGGCCCGATGCCCAAGGGCATGCGCATGCCGAAGGGCGGCCCGAAGGCCCGCTGA
- a CDS encoding RDD family protein, giving the protein MDKRQAIGSWLSGPRAAAEDAGVDFGYRGEQLGLPEEGPGSIARPGRRLGALGVDWGLCLLIAYGLITDGYDQATSNWALLIFFLLHALTLGTVGFTPGKRLFGLRVVAQDTGAVNPWRALARTALLCLAIPALVWDRDGRGLHDRLARTVEVRI; this is encoded by the coding sequence GTGGACAAGAGGCAAGCAATCGGATCGTGGCTCTCCGGCCCCCGCGCCGCCGCGGAGGACGCCGGAGTCGACTTCGGGTACAGGGGCGAGCAGCTCGGTCTGCCGGAGGAGGGACCCGGCTCCATCGCCCGCCCCGGCCGCCGTCTCGGCGCCCTCGGGGTCGACTGGGGGCTGTGCCTCTTGATCGCATACGGCCTGATCACCGACGGCTACGACCAGGCCACCAGCAACTGGGCCCTGCTCATCTTCTTCCTGCTGCACGCCCTCACCCTGGGCACGGTCGGCTTCACGCCCGGCAAGCGCCTCTTCGGCCTGCGCGTCGTCGCCCAGGACACCGGCGCGGTGAACCCCTGGCGCGCCCTGGCCCGCACCGCCCTCCTCTGCCTCGCCATCCCGGCCCTGGTCTGGGACCGGGACGGACGCGGCCTGCACGACCGGCTGGCCCGCACGGTCGAGGTGCGCATCTAG
- a CDS encoding SCO2195 family GlnR-regulated protein, which translates to MQAAPVRATAIPSFTDALRAVESLLMSSGQRTARRNAWTSVLEDRRRAKDRVETERVLEAAVASHTS; encoded by the coding sequence ATGCAGGCCGCACCCGTTCGCGCCACAGCGATCCCGTCGTTCACCGATGCACTCCGTGCCGTCGAGTCGCTGCTCATGAGCAGCGGTCAGCGCACCGCACGTCGCAACGCCTGGACCTCCGTCCTGGAGGACCGCCGCCGCGCCAAGGACCGTGTCGAGACCGAGCGCGTCCTCGAAGCGGCCGTCGCCTCGCACACCTCGTAA